A DNA window from Deltaproteobacteria bacterium contains the following coding sequences:
- a CDS encoding GMC family oxidoreductase: protein MSEPRLRADAVVVGSGAGGAPAAAALAEAGLEVVLLEAGARWETRDFDGEEARMLARLMKATTASGSGMELYAGACVGGSTVVNDALCWAPPPEVLARWRAEHGLVGLTESTLAPHVERVWAEIGAAPTGPANLSRNARLLEAGARRLGWAGAAMARNVRGCVNLGLCNLGCPSGAKQSALLTWVPRAERAGARVLAHARALRVAIEAGRARGVEVLRLDPASGEPAGPLRVEAPLVVLAAGILETPALLLRSGIAAGEGLQLHSSVSVTARFAEPVYGFFGPTMAYAVTEFSDVHGRHGPGFMLENVSVAAPVTANALPRFGADLERAMGALPHLARTVVVLRDEARGRVTLARDGSARIAYAPTPGDLGRIGDAIGRLARLYLAAGAEEVWLPLEASAPIRSEAELAALAPRALGPRDLTLLYAVHLFGGAAMGGDPAHSVCDEAGAVRGVAGLYVSDASSLPGNTGVNPQVTIMANALRIAERARTGERARAA from the coding sequence GTGAGCGAGCCTCGCCTGCGGGCCGACGCCGTCGTCGTGGGCTCGGGTGCGGGCGGCGCTCCGGCCGCCGCCGCGCTCGCCGAGGCGGGGCTCGAGGTGGTGCTGCTCGAGGCCGGCGCGCGCTGGGAGACGCGCGACTTCGACGGCGAAGAGGCGCGGATGCTCGCGCGCCTCATGAAGGCCACGACCGCGTCCGGCAGCGGCATGGAGCTCTACGCCGGCGCCTGCGTCGGCGGCTCGACGGTGGTGAACGACGCCCTGTGCTGGGCGCCGCCGCCCGAGGTGCTCGCGCGCTGGCGCGCCGAGCACGGGCTCGTGGGGCTCACGGAGAGCACGCTTGCGCCGCACGTCGAGCGCGTCTGGGCGGAGATCGGCGCGGCGCCGACGGGCCCCGCGAACCTCTCACGCAACGCGCGGCTGCTCGAGGCCGGCGCCCGGCGCCTCGGCTGGGCCGGCGCGGCGATGGCGCGCAACGTGCGCGGCTGCGTGAACCTGGGCCTGTGCAATCTCGGCTGCCCGAGCGGCGCGAAGCAGTCGGCGCTCCTCACCTGGGTGCCGCGCGCCGAACGCGCGGGCGCGCGGGTCCTCGCACACGCGCGGGCGCTGCGCGTGGCGATCGAGGCCGGCCGCGCGCGCGGCGTCGAGGTGCTGCGACTCGACCCGGCGAGCGGCGAGCCGGCCGGTCCCTTGCGCGTCGAGGCGCCGCTCGTGGTCCTGGCCGCGGGCATCCTCGAGACCCCGGCGCTGCTCCTGCGCAGCGGGATCGCGGCGGGCGAGGGGCTCCAGTTGCATTCGAGCGTGTCGGTGACGGCGCGCTTCGCGGAGCCCGTCTACGGCTTCTTCGGGCCGACCATGGCCTACGCCGTGACCGAGTTCAGCGACGTCCACGGCCGGCACGGGCCCGGCTTCATGCTCGAGAACGTGTCGGTGGCAGCGCCCGTCACCGCGAACGCGCTGCCCCGCTTCGGAGCCGATCTCGAGCGGGCGATGGGCGCGCTCCCCCACCTGGCGCGTACCGTGGTGGTGCTGCGCGACGAAGCGCGCGGCCGGGTGACGCTCGCGCGCGACGGCAGCGCCCGCATTGCCTACGCGCCGACGCCCGGCGACCTCGGGCGCATCGGCGACGCGATCGGGCGGCTCGCGCGCCTCTACCTCGCAGCCGGGGCCGAGGAGGTGTGGCTCCCGCTCGAGGCGAGCGCGCCGATCCGCAGCGAGGCCGAGCTCGCGGCGCTCGCGCCCCGCGCGCTCGGCCCCCGGGATCTCACGCTGCTCTACGCGGTGCACCTCTTCGGCGGCGCCGCCATGGGCGGCGACCCGGCGCACAGCGTCTGCGACGAGGCGGGCGCCGTACGCGGTGTCGCGGGCCTGTACGTGAGCGACGCGTCGTCGCTGCCCGGCAACACCGGCGTGAACCCGCAGGTCACGATCATGGCGAACGCGCTGCGCATCGCCGAACGGGCGCGGACCGGCGAGCGTGCGAGGGCTGCATGA
- a CDS encoding radical SAM protein — protein MRVLLINPSYPFEEFPRLLVTLPYLAAALRAEGHEVEILDFLLARVTPEKVERRMQRFRPELVGITSVTLNHHIAESIAEVVRKCDERVPIVMGGHHVSFEIEGSFQRLPALDFVAIGEGEHTLCELARALEGRLDLRDVRGLAGIDRSTGRAWKNAPRPIEDDLDTLPEPARDLMPLARYLAFDSHASVVTSRGCPYECIFCSAPAWNGRRVRYRDPKRCMDEIEELARLGFTEITIEDDLFTLYRKHFLAVCGELIERDTGIRWNAFSRVDTITPEIVATMAKAGCQAICFGVESGSQEILDRVKKHSNLAKVKDAMRMAQDAGICALASFIVGLPGETEETLRQTVAFAEELQKEFGSLYGFHILSPFPGTEVRAKAAEYGLEILHSDWTRYDANHVVSRTPGASPEAIQAVSDAYEDTIERYLRYQDHLYATDQLRGYERKTYLRRRRQALLWKLLLEEVVESLPAFPGDGAAGLGQAVAEATGVDAGLAADEMQRVIALGALVGDRTPEGVRWRWAE, from the coding sequence TTGCGCGTCCTGCTGATCAACCCGTCCTACCCGTTCGAGGAGTTCCCGCGCCTGCTCGTGACGCTCCCCTACCTGGCCGCCGCCCTGCGCGCCGAGGGTCACGAGGTCGAGATCCTCGACTTCCTGCTCGCACGGGTGACACCCGAGAAGGTCGAGCGCCGCATGCAGCGCTTCCGGCCCGAGCTCGTCGGGATCACCTCGGTCACGCTCAACCACCACATCGCGGAGTCGATCGCGGAGGTCGTGCGCAAGTGCGACGAGCGGGTGCCGATCGTGATGGGTGGCCACCACGTCTCCTTCGAGATCGAGGGCTCCTTCCAGCGCCTGCCCGCCCTCGACTTCGTCGCGATCGGTGAGGGGGAGCACACCCTGTGCGAGCTCGCGCGTGCGCTCGAGGGGCGTCTGGACCTGCGCGACGTGAGGGGCCTGGCCGGCATCGACCGCTCGACGGGCCGCGCCTGGAAGAACGCGCCGCGCCCGATCGAGGACGACCTCGACACGCTGCCGGAGCCGGCCCGCGACCTGATGCCGCTGGCGCGCTACCTGGCCTTCGACAGCCACGCGAGCGTCGTGACCAGCCGCGGCTGCCCCTACGAGTGCATCTTCTGCTCGGCGCCGGCCTGGAACGGCCGCCGGGTGCGCTACCGGGATCCCAAGCGCTGCATGGACGAGATCGAGGAGCTGGCCCGGCTCGGCTTCACCGAGATCACGATCGAGGACGACCTCTTCACGCTCTACCGCAAGCACTTCCTGGCCGTGTGCGGCGAGCTGATCGAGCGCGACACGGGGATCCGCTGGAACGCCTTCTCGCGCGTCGACACGATCACGCCCGAGATCGTCGCCACGATGGCGAAGGCCGGCTGCCAGGCGATCTGCTTCGGGGTCGAGAGCGGGAGCCAGGAGATCCTGGATCGCGTCAAGAAGCACTCGAACCTGGCCAAGGTGAAGGACGCCATGCGCATGGCGCAGGATGCCGGGATCTGCGCGCTGGCCTCGTTCATCGTGGGGCTGCCCGGCGAGACCGAGGAGACGCTGCGCCAGACGGTCGCCTTCGCGGAGGAGCTGCAGAAGGAGTTCGGCTCGCTCTACGGCTTCCACATCCTGTCGCCCTTCCCGGGCACCGAAGTGCGTGCGAAGGCCGCCGAGTACGGGCTCGAGATCCTCCACAGCGACTGGACGCGGTACGACGCCAACCACGTGGTGTCGCGCACGCCCGGCGCGAGCCCCGAGGCGATCCAGGCCGTCTCGGACGCCTACGAGGACACGATCGAGCGCTACCTGCGCTATCAGGACCACCTCTACGCCACCGACCAGCTCCGGGGCTACGAGCGCAAGACCTATCTGCGCCGGCGGCGCCAGGCCCTGCTCTGGAAGCTGCTGCTCGAGGAGGTGGTGGAGTCGCTCCCGGCCTTCCCGGGCGACGGCGCGGCGGGCCTCGGGCAGGCGGTCGCGGAGGCGACGGGCGTGGATGCCGGACTTGCCGCCGACGAGATGCAGCGCGTGATCGCGCTCGGGGCGCTGGTCGGGGACCGGACGCCGGAGGGGGTGCGCTGGCGCTGGGCGGAGTGA